The following proteins are encoded in a genomic region of Sulfurovum indicum:
- the gmk gene encoding guanylate kinase: MERVKKGAILVLSGPSGAGKSTIINAASGEIGEFYFSISTTTRKPREGEKHGREYFFVSKEEFEEDIKAGNFLEYAEVHGNYYGTSLKPVREALNSGKLVIFDIDVQGHRLVRAKMNDITTSAFITPPTLKELEKRLRDRSTDSEEVIKRRIENAKEEILAVGEYDFTIINDTVDEAAREFVIVAKAARLKQSREDEEAFIAHWLG; this comes from the coding sequence ATGGAGAGAGTAAAAAAAGGTGCTATTTTGGTACTTTCCGGACCAAGTGGCGCGGGAAAGAGTACGATTATCAATGCTGCTTCGGGAGAGATAGGAGAGTTCTATTTCTCCATCTCAACCACGACACGGAAACCCAGAGAGGGTGAAAAACACGGAAGAGAGTACTTCTTTGTAAGTAAAGAGGAGTTCGAAGAGGATATCAAGGCAGGAAATTTTCTGGAGTATGCAGAGGTACATGGAAATTATTACGGAACCTCCCTCAAACCGGTACGGGAAGCATTGAATAGCGGAAAACTGGTGATCTTCGATATCGATGTGCAGGGACACCGCCTGGTACGTGCAAAAATGAATGATATTACAACTTCCGCATTTATTACACCACCTACTCTCAAGGAGCTTGAAAAACGTTTACGTGATCGCAGTACTGACAGTGAAGAGGTGATAAAACGCCGTATTGAGAATGCCAAAGAAGAGATTCTGGCAGTAGGTGAATATGACTTTACTATCATCAATGATACTGTTGACGAAGCGGCGCGGGAGTTTGTCATAGTTGCCAAGGCAGCCCGTCTGAAACAGAGCAGAGAGGATGAAGAGGCATTTATTGCACACTGGCTGGGATAA
- a CDS encoding twin-arginine translocase TatA/TatE family subunit: protein MGMPSMPELLIVLAIVVLLFGAKKIPDLAKGMGKGIKDFKKAIKEDDEDDVKEIAKKEETKVEEKIEEKKSENA, encoded by the coding sequence ATGGGTATGCCAAGTATGCCGGAACTACTGATCGTTTTGGCGATCGTTGTACTACTGTTCGGAGCGAAGAAAATTCCAGATCTTGCAAAAGGTATGGGTAAAGGGATCAAAGATTTCAAAAAAGCGATCAAAGAAGATGATGAAGATGATGTAAAAGAGATCGCCAAAAAAGAAGAGACGAAAGTCGAAGAGAAAATCGAAGAGAAAAAGAGCGAGAACGCCTAA
- a CDS encoding CDP-alcohol phosphatidyltransferase family protein, which produces MDLFEKENRFNIANLITFGNIACGVAAMYLIQQNNFFIAIIFAWIAGALDIADGKVARKFGLSTEFGIQLDSFADFLSFVVMPAFLLFYAVRHYAMISGLEELVLGIVFIWYIISGLRRLVEFNLKVDAGEVAKYFEGVPTPLGAILLWFVYLLTAYGVLASGYTVALLVLVIAWSLNSKLKIPHP; this is translated from the coding sequence ATGGATCTGTTTGAGAAGGAGAACCGTTTTAATATTGCCAATCTTATTACTTTTGGGAATATTGCATGTGGTGTGGCAGCAATGTACCTGATACAGCAGAACAATTTTTTTATAGCAATTATATTTGCCTGGATCGCCGGTGCACTTGATATTGCTGATGGTAAAGTAGCACGAAAGTTTGGACTCTCTACAGAGTTCGGCATTCAGCTTGACAGTTTTGCTGACTTCCTCTCCTTTGTCGTAATGCCGGCATTTTTGCTTTTTTATGCAGTGAGGCACTATGCAATGATCAGCGGTCTGGAAGAGTTGGTACTGGGGATTGTCTTTATCTGGTATATCATTTCCGGGCTTAGACGTCTTGTGGAGTTCAATCTGAAGGTAGATGCAGGTGAAGTGGCGAAGTATTTTGAGGGGGTACCTACACCACTGGGTGCGATATTGTTGTGGTTTGTCTATCTGTTGACAGCATACGGTGTATTGGCAAGCGGATACACAGTGGCTTTGCTGGTGCTGGTGATCGCATGGTCGCTGAACAGCAAGTTAAAAATTCCACACCCATAA
- a CDS encoding uracil-DNA glycosylase family protein, with product MTRSKKKMPHHSWKEILERAYGQLDPEYRIFLEKDNTFFPTRENYLNAFRTLPKDEVKYVLFGQDPYPRRESAGGYAFIDEKVKTLFSDKGLSKEVNRATSLRNFIKMALLARGDITVDDTSQTAISRIDRTALIESICQLRINFEKNGVLLLNTSLIFTDKKSSSRHVKSWRPFMHSLLNDLRVNAPKLILFGTHAQALKKSLPLESFETIEVEHPYNHTFICNEKVLNLFRPMNLLEK from the coding sequence TTGACAAGATCAAAAAAGAAAATGCCTCATCATAGCTGGAAAGAGATACTGGAGAGGGCATACGGGCAGCTTGATCCGGAGTATAGAATATTTTTGGAAAAAGACAACACTTTTTTTCCTACCCGTGAGAACTATCTCAATGCTTTCAGGACTTTGCCGAAAGACGAAGTGAAATATGTTCTTTTTGGACAGGATCCTTATCCCAGAAGAGAGAGTGCAGGAGGATATGCTTTCATTGATGAAAAAGTCAAAACACTTTTTTCTGACAAAGGTTTGAGCAAAGAGGTCAACCGGGCAACCAGCCTGCGTAATTTTATCAAGATGGCGCTGCTTGCAAGAGGAGACATTACTGTAGATGATACTTCACAGACAGCGATCAGCAGAATAGACAGGACAGCCCTTATAGAGTCGATTTGCCAATTGCGTATCAACTTTGAAAAGAACGGGGTACTACTGCTTAATACCTCTTTGATATTTACCGATAAAAAGAGTTCTTCCAGACATGTCAAGTCCTGGCGCCCGTTTATGCACTCTTTGTTGAATGACCTGAGGGTAAATGCACCGAAGCTGATTCTTTTTGGTACACATGCGCAGGCTCTGAAAAAGTCTTTGCCGCTGGAGAGCTTTGAGACTATAGAGGTAGAGCATCCCTACAATCATACATTTATTTGCAATGAAAAAGTACTAAATCTTTTCAGACCGATGAATCTACTTGAAAAATAA
- the mqnP gene encoding menaquinone biosynthesis prenyltransferase MqnP, which produces MKSEEIKENAFFKKLNDFSELVMFKHSVFSLPFIFIAMLVASYLESGSGWFGWKLLFLGTLAAVSARNFAMGVNRYLDRDIDVLNPRTKNRPSVDGRVSTTQMVGFIFANALFFIVVAYFVNDLAFRLSVPILAVLGAYTLFKRFSALAHLILGISLGLAPIAGVVAVSGEITLWSVYLAIGVMFWVAGFDLLYSLQDMEFDKANNLHSIPSKFGAQNTMYIARVFHLMTVVFWFWFVSSAGLGVWAQTAVVFAAVMLGYEHYLVKKDFTKIDKAFFTVNGYLGFVFLLFIILEVM; this is translated from the coding sequence GTGAAGAGTGAAGAGATAAAAGAGAATGCGTTTTTCAAAAAGCTGAATGATTTTTCGGAACTGGTGATGTTTAAGCACTCTGTGTTTTCTCTCCCGTTTATTTTTATTGCAATGCTTGTTGCCTCCTATTTGGAGAGTGGCTCAGGCTGGTTTGGCTGGAAATTGTTGTTCCTCGGTACACTGGCAGCAGTAAGTGCACGCAACTTTGCCATGGGAGTCAATCGATACCTTGACAGAGACATTGATGTGCTCAACCCACGGACAAAGAACAGACCTTCGGTGGATGGCAGGGTATCGACAACACAGATGGTCGGGTTTATATTTGCCAATGCACTCTTTTTCATTGTTGTTGCCTATTTTGTCAATGATCTTGCATTTAGGCTTTCCGTCCCGATATTGGCAGTTTTGGGTGCCTATACCCTTTTTAAGCGTTTCTCTGCCCTGGCCCATCTGATCCTGGGTATCAGCCTTGGCTTGGCACCGATCGCAGGTGTGGTGGCAGTTTCAGGTGAGATCACACTCTGGTCTGTTTATCTGGCCATCGGAGTCATGTTCTGGGTAGCAGGGTTTGATCTGCTTTATTCCCTGCAGGATATGGAGTTTGACAAAGCAAATAATCTGCACTCCATTCCCTCAAAGTTCGGTGCACAAAATACAATGTATATTGCCAGAGTTTTTCATCTGATGACTGTTGTATTCTGGTTCTGGTTCGTCAGCAGTGCAGGACTTGGGGTATGGGCACAGACTGCAGTAGTTTTTGCAGCCGTAATGCTGGGTTATGAACACTACCTTGTTAAGAAAGATTTTACAAAAATTGACAAAGCCTTTTTTACAGTGAACGGCTATCTCGGATTTGTCTTTCTGCTTTTTATCATACTGGAGGTGATGTAG
- the miaA gene encoding tRNA (adenosine(37)-N6)-dimethylallyltransferase MiaA, whose protein sequence is MNNFRQLALIGPTASGKTSLAVKVAQKMNAQILSLDSLSIYKEIDIVSAKPNHEERQGVTHYGIDYLFPDEPFDVTTYIDLYKSVKKRCQDEGKNLVIVGGTSFYLKMLLEGISKRPELSKEHLHNVAQQMKDPDKVYRLLKKVDPAYMQKIETGDTYRIQKALEIYLATNEKPGSYFENNPPQPVITESLPVYEIIWDRQRLRERIWLRTEQMLNDGLIDEIITLERKYTRSPNCMKAIGIKETLMYLDGIYNKKMLIEKIAVNTGRLAKRQVTFNNSQFKNVIKGSLEDLENMLL, encoded by the coding sequence ATGAATAACTTCAGACAACTCGCACTTATCGGTCCTACTGCTTCAGGCAAAACATCACTTGCTGTTAAAGTTGCACAAAAAATGAATGCCCAGATTCTCTCACTTGACTCACTCTCCATCTACAAGGAGATAGATATTGTCTCTGCCAAGCCAAACCATGAAGAACGTCAGGGTGTCACACACTATGGGATCGACTACCTTTTTCCGGATGAACCTTTCGATGTCACTACATACATTGACCTTTACAAGAGTGTAAAAAAGAGGTGTCAAGATGAAGGTAAAAACCTCGTTATTGTAGGTGGAACAAGCTTCTATCTGAAAATGCTGCTTGAGGGTATATCCAAACGACCTGAACTTTCAAAAGAACATCTGCATAATGTAGCACAACAGATGAAAGATCCGGACAAAGTATATAGGCTGCTGAAAAAGGTCGACCCTGCATACATGCAAAAGATCGAAACCGGGGACACTTATCGCATTCAAAAGGCTCTGGAGATATATTTGGCAACAAACGAGAAGCCCGGCAGTTATTTTGAAAACAATCCTCCACAACCTGTCATTACAGAGTCCCTGCCCGTCTATGAGATCATCTGGGACAGGCAGAGACTTAGAGAGCGTATATGGCTGCGTACGGAGCAAATGCTCAATGATGGGCTCATTGATGAGATCATCACCTTGGAGAGGAAGTACACCCGTTCTCCAAACTGTATGAAAGCCATCGGTATCAAAGAGACACTGATGTATCTTGACGGGATTTATAACAAAAAAATGCTCATTGAAAAGATCGCGGTCAATACGGGAAGACTTGCAAAAAGACAAGTGACATTCAACAATTCTCAGTTTAAAAATGTGATTAAGGGAAGTTTGGAAGATTTGGAAAATATGCTTTTGTAG
- the nuoL gene encoding NADH-quinone oxidoreductase subunit L: MEGLVYIALFAPFASSLFAALFGMSERKIFVGIVASVLLAVSFIASAMLAFYVYTTGDAVHVTMMDWINAGDLRIPFGFVVDQVSVTMMTVVTLVSTIVHIYSIGYMDHDKSFNRFFSYLSAFVFSMMVLVMSDNFAGLFIGWEGVGVCSWLLVGFWYHKPDQSREENPSISPSWAANEAFIMNRIADLGMLIGIFIIYWNVGSLQYDVVFAALPNLSGSILNAAAIALFIGAMGKSAQFPLHTWLTDAMEGPTPVSALIHAATMVTAGVFLVIRANPLFSMTPEVSYFIASLGTFVAFFAASMALVNRDLKRIIAFSTLSQLGYMFAAAGLGAYWIALFHLAAHAFFKALLFLGAGNVMHAMHDELDIFKMGGLKKVMKWSYIYMGLASLALAGIPFFAGFFSKDAIIETAWNEGTIVLWAILVVTAGMTAFYSFRQVFLTFHGDERYKAFGIHPHEMYKFVLIAMSPLAVLAVVAGFGMGGFEHFVTKLLPEYHMSEHTHHIAWILGLVVLVFAVGGIALAYKKYANGLKRDEKLESSWYYKLLANQYYIPNLYEEFISKPYAMISEMMWSKVDMKIVDATVDGIAKILYKTGDGSRKMQTGNLSNYLNWMAVGAVLLLVVAAISAAMLG; encoded by the coding sequence ATGGAAGGTTTAGTATATATAGCACTCTTTGCTCCGTTTGCAAGTTCACTATTTGCAGCGCTGTTCGGAATGAGTGAAAGAAAGATTTTTGTCGGAATCGTGGCTTCAGTGCTGCTGGCAGTCTCATTCATTGCTTCTGCGATGTTGGCATTCTATGTCTACACTACAGGAGATGCAGTTCATGTTACGATGATGGACTGGATCAATGCAGGTGATCTTCGTATCCCGTTCGGCTTCGTGGTTGACCAGGTCTCTGTAACAATGATGACTGTAGTTACACTGGTTTCAACAATTGTTCACATCTACTCTATCGGGTATATGGATCATGACAAGAGTTTCAACAGATTCTTCTCCTATCTGTCAGCCTTCGTTTTCTCAATGATGGTACTTGTAATGAGTGACAACTTTGCAGGTCTGTTCATCGGCTGGGAAGGGGTTGGTGTCTGTTCATGGCTGCTTGTCGGATTCTGGTACCACAAGCCTGATCAGTCAAGAGAGGAAAACCCGTCCATCTCTCCTTCATGGGCAGCAAATGAAGCGTTCATTATGAACCGTATTGCTGACCTTGGGATGCTTATCGGGATTTTCATTATCTACTGGAATGTCGGAAGCCTTCAGTATGATGTGGTTTTTGCCGCACTTCCTAACCTTAGTGGTTCTATCCTGAATGCGGCTGCTATTGCGCTCTTTATCGGTGCGATGGGTAAATCTGCACAGTTCCCTCTGCATACATGGCTTACAGATGCAATGGAAGGTCCTACTCCGGTTTCTGCGCTGATCCACGCAGCGACAATGGTTACTGCAGGGGTCTTCCTTGTTATCCGTGCAAATCCGCTCTTTAGTATGACGCCGGAAGTAAGTTACTTTATTGCGTCATTGGGTACTTTTGTTGCTTTTTTTGCTGCATCTATGGCTTTGGTCAACAGAGATCTGAAGAGAATTATTGCATTCTCCACCCTTTCACAGCTTGGGTATATGTTCGCAGCAGCAGGCCTTGGGGCTTATTGGATCGCACTTTTTCACCTGGCAGCGCATGCCTTCTTTAAGGCACTCCTCTTCCTTGGAGCCGGTAACGTAATGCACGCAATGCATGACGAGCTTGACATCTTTAAGATGGGTGGATTGAAAAAAGTGATGAAGTGGAGTTATATCTATATGGGACTGGCTTCATTGGCACTTGCAGGTATTCCGTTCTTTGCAGGATTCTTCTCAAAAGATGCGATTATTGAAACAGCATGGAATGAGGGGACAATCGTACTATGGGCAATTCTTGTTGTAACAGCAGGAATGACAGCATTCTACAGCTTTAGACAGGTCTTCCTTACCTTCCATGGAGATGAGAGATACAAAGCCTTTGGTATCCATCCTCATGAGATGTACAAATTCGTATTGATCGCGATGTCACCGCTTGCTGTACTTGCTGTCGTAGCAGGTTTCGGAATGGGTGGCTTTGAGCACTTTGTGACCAAGCTTCTTCCGGAGTATCACATGAGCGAACATACACACCATATTGCATGGATCCTTGGCCTTGTTGTGCTTGTATTCGCTGTCGGCGGTATTGCATTGGCATATAAAAAATATGCAAACGGTCTCAAAAGAGATGAGAAGCTCGAATCAAGCTGGTATTACAAGCTTCTTGCCAACCAGTATTATATTCCAAATCTCTATGAAGAGTTCATTTCCAAACCATATGCAATGATCTCGGAGATGATGTGGAGTAAGGTCGATATGAAAATTGTTGACGCAACGGTAGACGGTATTGCAAAAATCCTCTACAAAACAGGTGATGGTTCAAGAAAAATGCAAACGGGTAACCTTTCAAACTATCTGAACTGGATGGCTGTAGGTGCAGTATTACTTTTGGTTGTCGCAGCCATCTCAGCAGCGATGTTAGGTTAA
- the nuoN gene encoding NADH-quinone oxidoreductase subunit NuoN: protein MLEPIKVSLESLNLITLAPMLLAIAGGLVILILDLVNDKLHKSLYVMLTILILIVDFGATVGLNVNERGFFDVMLIDGISIISQLLIIVASILFTPLALTSKRFHEYSYPEFFALFLFMVAGFQFMVASDNLILIFVGLETASLSLYTLIALHNRSNSYEAAVKYFTMGALAAGFFAMGSAVVYALTGSIELYQVAQILSTRLHETGIMMAVFGSSVLLMVAMAFKLSLFPFHTWAPDVYEGASAPLAGYMAIVPKIAALVVSVRIFGMYIDLGVEWVRVMILVLAVVTMTLANLMALVQEDVKRMLAYSSISHAGFIMAALALDTTEGTTSIFLYYALFMFTNLGAFTMLWISRHKVRRFNARYDHPYEKFAGLIHIMPIGAVIMALFMLSLAGVPPFSVFWGKIYVMQAAVNAGFVWLAIVMGLNSAISAYYYLKLIVYMFLKEPVKDTDTVYYNLSRPLMAVIGFATVATITAIFYVQPLVSYLYYMISASGY from the coding sequence ATGTTGGAACCAATAAAAGTAAGTTTGGAGAGTCTGAACCTCATTACCCTGGCACCGATGCTGCTTGCTATTGCAGGTGGTTTGGTTATTTTGATTCTTGACCTTGTCAATGACAAGTTGCATAAGTCGCTTTATGTAATGCTGACGATTCTTATTCTGATCGTGGATTTTGGTGCAACGGTAGGACTGAATGTCAATGAGCGTGGTTTCTTCGATGTAATGCTGATAGACGGTATCTCGATCATTTCGCAGTTATTGATCATTGTAGCATCGATTCTCTTTACACCGCTTGCATTGACATCTAAGCGTTTTCATGAGTACTCATACCCTGAGTTCTTTGCCTTGTTCCTGTTCATGGTAGCCGGATTCCAGTTTATGGTAGCAAGTGACAACCTGATCCTGATCTTCGTCGGTCTTGAGACAGCGTCACTTTCCCTCTATACTCTGATTGCCCTGCATAACAGAAGCAATTCGTATGAAGCAGCTGTGAAATACTTTACCATGGGTGCATTGGCAGCCGGTTTCTTTGCGATGGGATCTGCGGTAGTATATGCATTAACTGGTTCTATCGAACTCTACCAGGTGGCACAGATACTCTCTACACGTCTGCATGAGACAGGGATCATGATGGCTGTATTCGGCTCATCGGTACTCTTGATGGTCGCGATGGCGTTCAAGCTTTCGCTCTTCCCGTTCCATACCTGGGCACCGGATGTCTATGAAGGTGCTTCTGCGCCGTTGGCCGGTTATATGGCGATTGTACCAAAGATCGCGGCATTGGTCGTATCGGTCAGAATTTTTGGTATGTATATCGATCTTGGTGTCGAATGGGTAAGAGTAATGATTCTGGTACTTGCTGTAGTTACTATGACCCTTGCAAACCTCATGGCACTTGTACAGGAAGATGTGAAACGTATGTTGGCTTACTCATCTATATCACATGCCGGTTTCATCATGGCGGCATTGGCACTGGACACAACAGAGGGAACGACAAGTATCTTCCTCTACTATGCGCTCTTTATGTTTACCAACCTTGGTGCCTTTACAATGCTTTGGATCTCGCGCCACAAAGTGAGACGTTTCAATGCGCGTTATGACCATCCATATGAGAAGTTTGCCGGTTTGATCCATATTATGCCTATCGGTGCTGTGATCATGGCACTCTTTATGCTTTCATTGGCAGGGGTTCCTCCGTTCTCTGTCTTCTGGGGCAAGATCTATGTGATGCAGGCGGCGGTGAATGCAGGGTTTGTATGGCTTGCGATCGTGATGGGACTCAACTCAGCGATCTCTGCCTACTACTATTTGAAGCTGATCGTCTATATGTTCCTCAAGGAACCGGTGAAAGATACTGATACTGTCTACTATAACCTTTCAAGACCATTGATGGCAGTGATCGGGTTTGCTACTGTTGCAACCATTACAGCGATCTTCTATGTTCAGCCACTGGTATCTTACCTCTACTATATGATCAGTGCGAGCGGGTATTAA
- a CDS encoding sigma-70 family RNA polymerase sigma factor: MVLWILIATIVVLLTVLMLCCSSNKKLKEEKRVLEEIIEAKEKTIENLQASRVAVKDVIENFSNHAEVMMLIEAGESREEVSRKLGIPLNKIELIIKFDKIKKENASS; this comes from the coding sequence ATGGTATTATGGATTCTGATCGCAACGATCGTAGTGCTGCTGACAGTGCTGATGCTTTGCTGCAGCAGCAACAAAAAGCTTAAAGAAGAGAAACGTGTACTTGAAGAGATCATTGAGGCCAAAGAAAAGACCATAGAAAACCTGCAGGCCTCCCGTGTTGCAGTGAAAGATGTTATTGAGAACTTCTCCAATCATGCTGAGGTTATGATGTTGATAGAAGCAGGAGAGAGCAGGGAAGAGGTTTCCCGCAAGCTTGGAATCCCTCTTAACAAGATAGAACTTATTATCAAATTTGACAAGATCAAAAAAGAAAATGCCTCATCATAG
- a CDS encoding NADH-quinone oxidoreductase subunit M, whose product MDNILSVLVFFPAIAGLLGFVVDKESARSYGITVAAIEFLLSLWLWLSFDTANAGMQFVEMIPLIPDMGVNYYLGVDGISLFIIIMATLMTLIGMMSMSVETNVKNMIITLLFLEMTMVGVFVALDAIIFYLFWELSLVPMLYIIGAWGGPLRVYASVKFFLYTFMGSLVMLVGMLFVAYVYHNLTGVWSFAITDWYALVLPVDYQLWLFAAFFLGFAIKVPMFPFHTWLPYAHGQAPTIGSVILAAVLLKMGTYGFVRFSLPMFPDASVLMITPIAVLSIIMIIYTAMVAYAQKDIKQVIAYSSVSHMGIIMIGVFAMNSEGIGGSVFQMLSHGIVSGALFMLVGVIYDRRHTKLMSEFGGLASVMPKFAVIFGIMLMASVGLPLTIGFVGEFLVLLGFYEISPVMTVLAGTSIILGAVYMLSVFKKSFFGPVTKEENRTLKDLTPKETWSLVPLVAIVIWLGVYPKPILDPINNSVNAMLVFMDEKAITAEAKDIIKVPQSVIKTGEVK is encoded by the coding sequence ATGGATAATATTTTAAGTGTATTAGTATTTTTCCCTGCGATCGCTGGATTGCTCGGATTTGTAGTTGATAAAGAGAGTGCAAGATCGTACGGTATCACGGTTGCTGCGATCGAGTTCCTGCTCTCTTTATGGTTGTGGTTAAGTTTTGACACCGCTAATGCAGGAATGCAGTTTGTGGAGATGATCCCGCTTATTCCTGACATGGGAGTGAACTATTACCTTGGTGTAGATGGTATTTCTCTTTTCATTATCATTATGGCAACACTGATGACACTGATCGGTATGATGAGTATGAGTGTAGAGACAAATGTAAAAAATATGATCATTACATTGCTCTTTTTGGAGATGACAATGGTCGGTGTTTTCGTAGCACTTGATGCGATCATTTTCTATCTTTTCTGGGAACTTTCACTTGTACCGATGCTTTATATCATCGGTGCATGGGGGGGACCGCTTCGTGTGTATGCATCGGTCAAGTTCTTTCTGTATACATTCATGGGATCACTTGTAATGCTTGTAGGTATGCTGTTTGTTGCCTATGTATACCATAACCTGACAGGAGTATGGAGTTTTGCGATTACAGACTGGTATGCTCTGGTGCTGCCTGTTGATTATCAGCTTTGGCTTTTTGCAGCATTCTTCCTTGGGTTTGCCATCAAGGTACCGATGTTCCCGTTCCACACCTGGTTGCCGTATGCGCACGGTCAGGCACCGACTATCGGTTCGGTTATTCTTGCTGCAGTACTCCTTAAAATGGGTACGTACGGGTTTGTAAGATTCTCGCTTCCGATGTTTCCTGATGCATCAGTATTGATGATCACACCGATCGCTGTACTTTCTATCATTATGATCATCTATACAGCAATGGTGGCTTATGCACAAAAAGATATCAAGCAGGTTATTGCATATTCATCTGTTTCTCACATGGGTATTATTATGATCGGTGTCTTTGCAATGAACAGTGAAGGTATTGGTGGTTCTGTCTTCCAGATGCTTTCCCACGGTATCGTATCTGGGGCACTCTTTATGTTGGTAGGGGTGATTTATGACAGAAGACATACAAAGCTGATGAGTGAGTTCGGTGGACTTGCATCGGTCATGCCTAAGTTTGCAGTGATCTTTGGAATTATGCTGATGGCATCAGTTGGACTGCCGCTTACAATAGGGTTTGTCGGTGAATTCCTTGTATTACTTGGATTCTATGAGATCTCTCCGGTTATGACAGTATTGGCAGGGACATCTATTATTCTGGGTGCAGTCTATATGCTCTCAGTCTTTAAAAAGAGTTTCTTTGGTCCAGTGACCAAAGAGGAGAACAGAACATTGAAAGATCTTACACCGAAAGAGACATGGTCATTGGTACCGTTGGTCGCAATCGTAATCTGGCTTGGAGTCTACCCCAAACCAATTCTTGATCCGATCAACAACTCAGTCAATGCAATGTTGGTGTTTATGGATGAGAAAGCGATTACAGCCGAGGCGAAGGATATTATCAAAGTACCGCAGTCGGTGATTAAAACAGGGGAGGTGAAGTAA